In Poecile atricapillus isolate bPoeAtr1 chromosome W, bPoeAtr1.hap1, whole genome shotgun sequence, one DNA window encodes the following:
- the LOC131591811 gene encoding potassium voltage-gated channel subfamily A member 1 yields the protein MTVMAGENMDETSALPGHPQDSYQPAAHDDHECCERVVINIAGLRFETQLKTLAQFPNTLLGNPKKRMRYFDPLRNEYFFDRNRPSFDAILYYYQSGGRLRRPVNVPLDMFSEEIKFYELGEEAMEKFREDEGFIKDEERPLPEGEYQRQVWLLFEYPESSGPARVIAIVSVMVILISIVIFCLETLPELKEDKEYTVHRTDNTTQVYKSNIFTDPFFVVETLCIIWFSFELVVRFFACPSKTDFFKNIMNFIDIVAIIPYFITLGTEMAEREGTQKGEQATSLAILRVIRLVRVFRIFKLSRHSKGLQILGQTLKASMRELGLLIFFLFIGVILFSSAVYFAEAEEPESHFTSIPDAFWWAVVSMTTVGYGDMYPVTIGGKIVGSLCAIAGVLTIALPVPVIVSNFNYFYHRETEGEEQAQLLHVSSPNLASDSDLSRRSSSTISKSEYMEIEEDMNNSIDNFREANLRTGNCTVANQNCINKSKLLTDV from the coding sequence ATGACCGTGATGGCTGGAGAGAACATGGACGAGACTTCTGCGCTACCTGGCCACCCCCAGGATAGCTACCAGCCCGCCGCCCACGATGACCACGAGTGCTGTGAGCGCGTGGTGATAAACATTGCGGGACTGCGCTTTGAGACACAGCTGAAGACTTTAGCCCAGTTCCCCAACACGCTGCTGGGCAACCCCAAGAAGCGCATGCGCTACTTTGACCCCTTGCGCAATGAGTACTTCTTTGACCGCAACCGGCCCAGCTTCGATGCCATCCTCTACTACTACCAGTCTGGGGGGCGGCTGCGCCGGCCGGTCAATGTCCCCCTGGACATGTTCTCTGAGGAGATCAAATTTTATGAGCTGGGCGAGGAGGCCATGGAGAAGTTCCGGGAAGATGAAGGATTCATTAAAGATGAGGAGAGACCCTTGCCGGAGGGGGAGTACCAGCGCCAAGTGTGGCTCCTCTTTGAGTACCCAGAGAGCTCTGGGCCGGCAAGGGTTATTGCCATAGTCTCTGTCATGGTGATCCTCATCTCCATCGTGATCTTCTGCCTAGAGACATTACCTGAACTGAAAGAAGACAAAGAGTACACAGTGCACCGCACTGACAACACTACCCAGGTCTACAAATCCAACATCTTCACAGATCCCTTCTTTGTTGTGGAGACCCTGTGCATCATCTGGTTCTCCTTTGAGCTGGTGGTGCGCTTCTTTGCTTGCCCTAGCAAGACTGATTTCTTCAAGAACATAATGAACTTCATTGACATTGTGGCCATCATCCCTTACTTCATCACCCTGGGCACCGAGATGGCCGAGCGGGAGGGGACTCAGAAAGGAGAGCAGGCCACCTCCTTGGCCATCCTGAGAGTCATCAGACTGGTAAGAGTCTTTCGAATCTTCAAACTCTCCCGGCACTCTAAGGGCCTCCAGATTTTGGGACAGACCCTCAAAGCAAGTATGAGAGAGCTAGGTTTACTaatcttcttcctcttcattgGGGTGATTTTGTTCTCTAGTGCGGTATATTTTGCTGAGGCTGAAGAACCTGAGTCTCATTTCACAAGTATCCCTGATGCTTTCTGGTGGGCGGTGGTATCCATGACCACTGTGGGCTATGGTGACATGTACCCTGTGACAATTGGAGGCAAAATCGTAGGCTCCTTGTGTGCCATCGCTGGTGTGCTGACAATTGCCCTGCCTGTACCTGTCATTGTGTCCAACTTCAACTACTTCTACCACCGAGAAACAGAAGGGGAAGAACAGGCTCAGTTACTTCACGTTAGCTCCCCTAATTTAGCATCTGACAGTGATCTCAGTCGCCGCAGCTCCTCCACAATCAGCAAATCTGAGTACATGGAAATCGAAGAGGATATGAATAATAGCATAGACAATTTTAGAGAGGCTAATCTCAGAACTGGCAACTGCACTGTAGCCAACCAAAACTGCATTAATAAAAGCAAGCTGCTGACTGATgtgtaa